A DNA window from Pueribacillus theae contains the following coding sequences:
- the mreB gene encoding rod shape-determining protein — protein MLSRDIGIDLGTANVVIYVKGRGIVLDEPSIVAIDTTTGKALEVGEEAYRMIGRTPGNIVAIRPLKDGVIADFDVTEMMLTHFLNKINVKGFLSKPRIVICVPTNITAVEKKAIREVAEKSGGKQIFLEEEPKVAAIGAGMDIFQPSGNMVIDIGGGTTEIAVLSMGNIVTATSVKMAGDKFDQEILSYIKKKYKLLIGDRTAEEIKLNVATVFPGARDEEIEIRGRDMVSGLPRTITVNSKEVQEALEEPVSHLIHAAKSVLEKTPPELSADIIDRGVILTGGGALLHGIDQLFAEELKVPVLVADEPMSCVAKGTGLMLEHIDKIAKRKLI, from the coding sequence ATGCTGTCACGGGATATCGGAATCGATTTGGGAACGGCTAACGTCGTTATTTATGTCAAAGGAAGGGGGATTGTACTAGATGAGCCATCAATCGTAGCAATTGACACAACTACCGGGAAAGCGCTTGAGGTTGGAGAAGAGGCGTACAGGATGATCGGCCGAACACCTGGAAATATTGTTGCCATCCGTCCGTTAAAGGATGGAGTTATTGCGGATTTCGATGTAACAGAAATGATGTTAACACATTTTTTAAACAAAATTAACGTAAAGGGATTTTTATCGAAGCCGCGGATAGTCATTTGTGTACCAACAAATATTACCGCGGTAGAGAAAAAGGCAATAAGAGAAGTTGCGGAAAAAAGTGGGGGAAAGCAAATTTTTCTTGAAGAAGAGCCTAAAGTGGCCGCAATCGGCGCAGGCATGGACATTTTTCAGCCAAGCGGGAATATGGTTATCGACATTGGCGGTGGAACGACAGAGATTGCCGTCTTATCAATGGGCAACATTGTCACCGCCACTTCTGTTAAAATGGCGGGGGACAAGTTTGATCAAGAAATACTGTCTTACATAAAGAAGAAATATAAGCTGCTTATCGGAGATAGGACAGCCGAAGAGATAAAATTGAATGTTGCGACAGTATTTCCGGGTGCTCGAGACGAAGAAATTGAAATAAGAGGCCGCGACATGGTATCCGGGCTGCCACGTACAATTACAGTGAATTCCAAAGAAGTACAGGAAGCACTGGAAGAGCCTGTGTCACATCTTATTCATGCAGCAAAAAGCGTGCTGGAAAAAACACCGCCTGAGCTTTCAGCAGACATTATTGACCGCGGCGTTATTTTGACGGGGGGCGGTGCGCTCCTTCACGGCATCGATCAGCTTTTTGCTGAGGAGCTTAAAGTTCCTGTCCTCGTTGCAGATGAACCGATGAGCTGTGTAGCGAAAGGAACAGGCTTAATGCTTGAGCATATTGACAAAATAGCAAAAAGGAAACTCATTTAG
- the spoIIID gene encoding sporulation transcriptional regulator SpoIIID has product MHDYIKERTIKIGKYIVETRKTVRVIAKEFGVSKSTVHKDLTERLPNINPELANQVKQILDYHKSIRHLRGGEATRKKYKQSTKKEAVNK; this is encoded by the coding sequence GTGCACGATTACATCAAAGAGCGTACCATCAAGATTGGCAAATATATCGTGGAGACAAGAAAAACTGTAAGAGTCATCGCCAAAGAATTTGGAGTATCCAAAAGCACTGTACACAAAGACTTAACAGAGAGGCTGCCAAATATTAATCCAGAACTTGCAAATCAAGTAAAACAAATACTCGATTACCACAAATCAATCAGGCATTTACGCGGAGGTGAGGCAACGAGAAAGAAATATAAGCAAAGCACAAAAAAGGAAGCGGTTAACAAATAA